From the genome of Oxyura jamaicensis isolate SHBP4307 breed ruddy duck chromosome 2, BPBGC_Ojam_1.0, whole genome shotgun sequence:
CCGAAGCCCCCGCAGATTTCTTTGCCCGCAAACCCGCGTTCAGCGCAACCTAGCCCCCCGGACCCGCCGGGACCCTACAACCCGTCCTCCCCTTCCCACCGGGGCTCCCCCAGCCGCgcccctccccacctccagccctgcagcgcTGCGCACCCGTGgagccccccgcggcccccggcacggctcggcatgGCCCGGCACGGCTAGGCACGGCTCAGCACGGCAAGGCACGGCTCGGCACGCACTTACTACGCGGGGCCTCCCGGGTGGAGGGAGGCTCGGGCCCGGCGGCTCCCCAGGCGCGGTAAGTGGCGAGGAGCCGCGCTGGGCGGGGAGGGGTTTCGCCGAGGAAACTTCCCCGGAGCCCAGCGGAGCGGTGCAGCTCGACTGCCcgcctcctcttcttcctcctccttctcttcttcctcctcctcctcctcccgccgccgccgccgccgcctcgcccgGCGGCAGCACCGCGCCTGCCCGGCCGCGCCGCGCTGCCGCCGCTTTCCGTTCCTGGGGCTGCAAACAGCCagacgcttttttttttttttttttttttttttgattgttatGAGTAATGTTTTGAAAGGGAAGGTAGTGCggaggaagggaaggatggGTGCCGGAGGATCCCGGCTTCCCGCAGTGCCGCGGGTGCAGCCCCGCCGCGGGTACCCGCAGCATCCCCGGCCGGTGGGGATTCACCGCTCTTGGGCAAGCCATCCCTGCCCCTGATGGAGAAGGCGAAGAGTGAGTCCGGGGAGCAAAGACAGCATGGGAAGAGTGGAGGAAGCTGTGCTGTGATGCACGTGGCACCTGACCCCTCGGACCTCAGGTTATCCCCGAATTCATAGTTGGTGCTCAGCATCCCCTCCTCAGTACCTGCGAAGAGAGAAAGTATAAGGCTGATCCTCCGGGTCTTGTACTTCAGGTACGAAGTCAGTGCACAGTAGGGGTGAAACATTCTTTTTGCTTGGCCGTGTAGGGGGTATGAACTTAAACTCAGCATGAAGCACTGGCATCTGAGTCTAAAGTTAAAGAGTGCCCTCTTCCATTCGGCAGGTTGGTCCCTGAGGAAGGAGCACAGCTGATGATTTTTTAACGTGTACTATTAAAGACCAGCACTGCAGTCCAGGCCTCATTCTCCCTATCTTCTTTCCTGAACCAGAAGGTGTGCTTCCCTAGACAagcaaaataacaataataataattaaaaaaaaaaaaaaaagttaccattGCTTCAAACTCTTCCACATATTTCGAATATTTCCTTGTCTTTGGCACATACTcctcagttattttctttttccagatcTTCACAGTCCATTTCTATGACAATTTCAGAAAGTACAAAACATCTCTCTGACTTTAGAGAAAGTGAGATCTTGTCCCTGCAAGCATTTATAATCTTCCTTAACCATTGGTACACAAGCAATATTATTCAAATCAATAGAGTATCTAGCTGTTTGTCTTAAAGGATCCCAATCAATTAGAATCAATTCTTCcttcttaatgattttatggGATTTCCCCcacttgttttttctccagtatAGCCATCCTGCAAACTAAATGGTGAAGGTGAGTTAAAATGACAAGTATGGGGGGTACAAACACACTGACAAGCTGAGACaaagtgcatttattttttaaaaaataactgaatacaTTAGGCCATACTTTTGACTTATTAGATAGTGGatatttttatgtgtatttatttttcattaaactaTATATAGTTCAACGCAATTTTAAGATATTAAACTGAGCTTTCTCTAATTCACATTAAATTTGGTAGTTGCACTCGCATTGATCCATGACAATGGGATCACACTAAGAAATAACAGATCACACTACCTTTGGTGAGCATTTTTATACTGCAGGGAAGCAGATAGAATTGTCCTAACATACCTGAGGGGAGAATGTGATCTACAGGTCATTAAAATGGTGATCTATAAACACACTTAAGAGAAGGTGATGTCATATGTCCACCTTCTCCCTTCTAGTGGaacatgaaatggaaaagagcaCGTATAAGTCTATAAAAATCTCTGGAAGCAAGAAGGACAACAGGACATCTGTAACATCCTATCTCCTGGAGTCATGGAATAGATGTCTGCAGCCTAAATTGTATggagaaatttcttcagaaattcgCAACCTTTGACTGAGCAGATGGTTGAATACCCACCCACTCAGTGAtacagcctttcctcacagtcAGGTGTAGGGCATCTATCCaaattctctcctttttcaccTAGAAGTCTTAGCTGCTACAAACTCAGAGATTCAGATTTCATTTACTAATTTTGATGAAGTAGTAGAGTATGCAACAACCCTACATATGTCCAAAATACGTAAGTCTTTGCCAGAGCACATCTAAAATCCCAAGGGATGCACTTTAGTGTGGGAAACCTAAGAATAATAAATGAACATGAGCTCCAGAGTGAGTATGAGTGTTATATAGACCTGTGAGGTTGTTGGAAACACAGCCCCAGAGAGGACTACGCTCTCATTAGAGGTGTGAGCCTAGTTATCAAAGGGAAAGTGTAGACCTCCTTCCAGTTGCCCTGGACAATATAGTGGTGAGTGTTTTGGATCACCTTAGATTTGGCTTTACAGTATTTCTATTGGCCTTCCCCTTCTGCAGGTTTGTCAGTTGTTCAAAGAATCAAGTGTTGTTAGAAGAATCAAGTGAAAcctatattatttttaagcactgaGTGAAAAATCAGCATAAATATCATTCACACTGGGTGATCGATAAGCATGTCTTATAgatcaaaatgtttaaattttgtttaaaatagcaCTCATATTGCCCTCCTAATTCCTAGAGTCCAGTCTCAGGAGTTATCAAGCATCTGCTGTACCCACTGGAATAAAAACAagctccctcccttcccaggaGCTGTCATGTCACCTGCTGCAATTCACCCCCTTATCTGTAGTAGAAACCTTTGAAATGTTAAGTGGCTCCTACAACCTATAGTTTATCTAAAAACAATTTGGGGCTTTCTTGTACAGCTAAAGGAATTAAGTAGGAATAGTGGGAAAATTTATTCAGACTGACAACCCAGAGTCCTGCAATTCAGAATACCAATGCCTTTGAGAGCTGGCGGGAGCTCCAAGGTAAATggttcattttctgttattctCTCACTCCTCAAAACAAGCACCTCTCCAGATCTGAGAGCTCCTGGCAGGTATGACGAACGGCAAATCCTAATGAAGGATCTGGTTTGGCTAGAAGTGTTAGGACTTAGCACACTGTAGAAATTCTCATCTGAAATAGGAGTATCAGGAGCCAATTTCTTGAACATAATTTATTCCAGACACTAGCTGGAATAAACAGCATTCTGTAACCTCCTCAGATACTTTGCCAGTAGGGAGCTGTCTTTACACTTCTTTCAACTAAGTTAGTGATCCAAATACAAAATTCATCACTCAAGAACACAATGTGGTTTTACAGACTTGAGGATTTGAGTTCATTACCATCGACATTATTGTACCCTATctgtatgtttttccttctgtgtcaGATCTACTGTAGCATGCTGCTTGCCTTGCCCTGAACAGTAAAAACAACAGCACTCAGCCCATCATGCGGTTTAACTTTCTAGAAGCGACCTGAGCGTACGCTCAGTTTCTAAAATATTCATTGTTTTACTTAAGTGAACTTTCATGCTGGAAAGGGAGTATAAAAAAGGAACCTCCTTAGTAAGTGTTTTATTGTCTGCCTCAGAGTCCCTTtggtttctttcagaaatagaaaggaaattTCAATTCTTTCGCCCCTAGCCCCTGCACAATGTATGAGAATGAGCTAGATGTTGTCCCAGCACGGGCATTATGAACAGAACTATTGCCATGAGTGTAAACCTGATGACCAATGCAAGCAAGGACTAGTAAAACCGAGCCTTTCAGGTCCAGAGTCATATGTCATCTTCAGCTACAACTAGATGCAACTAAAAGCAAAGTCCGACACATGGAATTTTTATTAATAGAACAAATACAGGATTCAAAGAGAGAGTTTCTAATGAAATATGGAAACATTTCTGAGGCATATGCTACTTTCTCTGAGTTCTGGTGAATTTAGAgaactttttttcagtgtctgcaAATTCATCTGCTTTCTAAGACCTCAATGTCTTTTTAACATTGTAAACACTCGTGTTTGTAATTTTTGGTGAAACCACTTACAGATCTAGTTCTGAGTACATAGACTTACAGAAGTTCTTTCCATGAAATATCTGTCTAAAACTATATTATGGAGTAGGTTCTCaatgaaataccattttattgctttttatattttaaactttctgctgatttttattgTGTCTTTGCTCTTCCCGATGTTCATTAAAATCTTCAAGCTGACTACTGCGTGTGAAATGGAATAATACCCTTAGCTTTCTTCCCTTTAAGAATGCAATCACAGACAAGGTTCTTCAGCACTAAAGGCCTGAAATTAGAAGCCTGTGTACATAACAAAGATACTGACGGGAGGCTGAACCGTTCAGAGTGACAATCCACTTTTTTAAGGTCATATTCTGCAAACGTGGACTTGTGCATCAGTTTTGTGTGAGACTATTCGTGGAAGTAGTCTAGCACAGTGACTAAGGCAAATTTGGAACAGCACTTTACCAAAACAGGAGTTCAATCAAAGGCGCCTTATCTGGAATCTTGGAAAACTTATTTGTGTTTAATGTGCCTCATTTTCCTCAGAACATTATGGCTCCATTTAACTCCTAACAGTCCGAGAGGCTGGGCTTTGTAATTTAATCATCTTGTTTACGACTTAAGTCTTGCTTATCTGACATTATTGTGTCATCAGAAAGATTATATATATCctcatgaagaaaattgcatgGTATATTCGAGaaaattttgtttataaaagtATGTTCAATTGGTTTTATCATTTTGCCTGCAAAACTCCTTGAAAACCTTAATTTACAATAGAATTATTTCTAGTAatgatcagaaaataaaagaatagtgttattttaatgaatgaaaGGATATGAAGGCATTGCAGCATATTTCTGACAgattaataaaaggaaaaaaaaaataaaaaaatcctcgGGTGCCTGGgggaaaatgtttgaatttaaGATTACCTTTTCTGGACACACTTCTGGAGTTATTCCAGAAAGTGAATTAATAGTGAAGAAATTTAACGAAactgtgaatttttaaaagttaatacTGGAACCTGCAACTGCACTAGGAACAAACcagggaacagggaaaaaaaaaatctctgctggaCAAAAGAGCTCCCTGCAGagttcttttgtgtttttcgtttgtttgtttgtttgggggtggaggtagtttttttttgttgttgtagtttttttgtttttggcatACCGGACACGGGGACGGGGCGGGACCCGGAGGGATGCGCTGGGGACGGtcaccacctccctgcctcTTGCCCCGGGGCTCTTCCGTCTCACCCCGGCCGcggagccgggctggggggcagaTCTGGGGGTGGCAACCAGGCACTCCGGGAAATTATCCCTTTTCACACAACCCGGGACGATCCCGTGGTCTGGCAGAGGTGGTGTCCGGTAGCacatcggggggggggggcttctcCTGGAGCACTACCATCAGTGACTTCTTATGCCACAGAGAAAACTAGGAGATCAAATAgcgaaaacaaacaaacaaacaaacaaaaaacacctcttcGGCTGGAAACGGAGTCATTGCTCCTGCTCAGTAATGTCCCTGACACGAGTATCTAATCTAACCTGatccctttttctgtttgcagtgcGTGAGTGCAGCGATTGCCAATGGGCGCGTTCGGGCTTTGAAGTTATGAAATTGTCTTCTCAGGCATTAGTCGGTATTTTAATAGCTCTCATTCTGGCTCGCTTGCTGCAGGATTTAGAAAAGCCAAAAATTCAGGGCTCTTCCGGGGCATCTGAAACGTTAGGTCCGTCCTCCGAGAGGCAATTCAACGTGAGGCCAAGCGCGGAGAGACGAAATGAGTGCATAtgttcaaaattacattttcgGCAGAAATTGAGATCCACCGGTCCGCGTTTAAATGCGAAGTGGGACAGCGGCGGGGGCGCGGGGCTCGGTGTACAGGAAACATCACTGGGAAACCTGGAATGTAACAGCGAGGATCAAAAGTTAATGGCCTATTTGATGTGAAAAGTGAGCCGGGGATGGCGGCGAGCGGGAGTGAAAAGAGCCGCCGGGACGCACGCAGGGCGCCCGCACCGCCGGATGATCCGCGCCCCGCGCAAGTAGCTAAACCAAAAATACAGCGCAGGTAGGAGCGCATCTGGGGCGGGTTAGCTTTTCGTCTGGTGAATTGAGCCCTCCCGGAGGGGCGGCAGGGCGGAGAGCCGGCTCTGCTCATCTCCGCGCATCTCTCCGCGCCTTGTTCGGCCGCCCCCCGGCGTACCGCAGGGCGCTGCGCGGGCGCTGAGAGGGGAGGTGCAGCCAGCGCAAGGCGCGCAAGGAGCTGCGCGGCTCCGGGCGGGCAGAAGGTGCTGGAAGCATCCCCCCTGCCGGCACTCCTCCTGTGCCAGCCCCTGCTAGAGCCTGCTGAAAACCCAGCGCCGTGTTTACGCGTAATTTAAGACAAGCGGTGAAACGCCGAGGAGGAGAGACCGTTTGCTGCGTCGCATCGCCAGGCCACGGCCGCAGCTCGCCAAAACTGGGGGCGCTGGATGGAGCCGTCTCCTTGCTGATAAatttaggaatatatatatatatatatatatatatatatatattcgcCGCTGGTGCAATCAACATATTTCGACCACGCCAGTGTGCTTAATcgcatttttctaaaaataacgCTCTCCCTTGTACCGTTTAATTTCTCTTGCCTTAGCATACGCTTTGAATTAAAACCGTTGACAAGATTGTAACGAAAATACTGATTGATGTAAACATGGCCTGAAACAAATCCACACCTGATTCTGTTTCTCTGACGATGCTGATTAAAGCCAACCCCCGCCTTCCCCCGAGCCCGGCCAAGGTCTCCAGCTTCTAGAAAAACTTTGCCGGGGCGCAACGGTGGCAGGGAGTGAGCGCGGGGGGAGATGtgcagaaatgcagcatttgaTGCGCCTGGGTGTCCCCGGGTAGATTTGGAGAGGCATTAAGTACAGTGAGGGCAGTCGTTTTCTCCCCCGTTGGTCCCATCTCATTCGGCTCCTGAGAGAAGTCTGCAGTCAGCCCATTGCCAGCGCTAGAATGAAAAGGCGAAGGAAAGCCAAAAATGCCTGTGGTCTCCGTAAACTACATTAAATCGCGGGGGTTTTATATTTAGGTGGATAATGAAGCGCGTAAAACGGTAGATAAAAATCAGTTGCTATGGAGCGTCTAGGATTTcgtatgtttttattaattttcttaggAGATTTGAAGGTTTACGGGATCTCGGCGCTACGAGCGGGCGCTGCGTCGGAGCTTACCCTTGGagggagcagcggggccggcggggagcACTCGGGGCGACCTTTTTTCAGCCTTCCCGCCACCAGCACCGTTCAGCCCGGGCCGTGGAGCACAGCTCCTTCCGGCTATCCCCCAAGCCCCGGCCCCTGCCGAGCGCGCAGCCACCGCGGGGCGCGGAGGTCGGGAGGAACATCCGCGGTGCAGAGCCCAGAGGCCCTTCCCCTCCTTGGAGGGGGGTCTGGCAACATGGAGCTTCCCCCTGGGAGTTGTGTTCTGTCTTTTTGTTAACGACACTGTGCggttttgaaatttgttttctgaaaaaaaaaaaaaaatctctataaTTGGAAATACGCTAATTTGGGGGGGCTGAAAAGCCGCGTTCACAAGGGCTGCCTTTGCAGCTGAGCACAATGTCACAAGGGCGTCCGCCTAAGTCCCAAAGCAAAACCTAAAATCCCCGAGCGACCTTATCATTGAGGTCTGGCGGGCCACCTGCCCTAAGCAgggctccccctccccaccccccagcacCGTGAGCGCACAGACGGTGCGGGGCTGCACCCAGAGGCTTCTCTGCAAGCGGCGCTCCGAGTTGCGCGGCGTTGCGCGGCACTGAGTGGGGCTGTGCGGGGTTGGCTCTTCCGAGGGGTCGCGCAGGGGGCCGGCGGGGCGAGCAGGTGCTCCCGGCTCGCAGGAGCTACCGTGCCGGTGTGGCTGCGCGGGCTTCATCGGccgtgtttatttttatttatttatttatttatgggcaTTTTGGGCTGATTTAACTGATTCCCAAGCTCCACAGAGAGCGGTCCAGCGCCTTACACTTTGCCCCGCTCGCAGCCTGAATTCCTCTGCGCTGCTCTCCGGGCTGATTCCCTCTCGTATCCCATTTTCCACGGGGAATTTATACACCCAGCCGCACACGCTTCTTTCCAGGCGGCCAATGAACAGGGTTTCGAAGCGGGTAACCTCCTTTGTTTAACGAAGCGGCATCATTAGCTCCCCATTAGCTGCGGCAGCGTCACAGCTCACGTCATCAGCCCAAATCACTGCGTTCTCACTCTCGCCGCTCTGTTCCCCGAAGGAAGCTGCCGGCTTTCTTAGCCCGCCAGCGAGAGAACCCAAGCCGCACCCGAGTGTTTAATCCGGTGTAGATATTTTAATGTGACACCGCTGGCTGGCTGCGGAGAGACCTGCCGGATGAGCAAAGAGGGGGTTGGATCCAAAGCCGCCCTAAGGTGGCGGTTCGCAAGCAGCCCGGGTGGCTTCTAGGCGGAGATTTACCTTTATCGCTTTATAGTAAATAATAGGAAGAATTTTAAGAGCAGACCCCCATTCTTCCGTGCGTACGTTGTTTTCTAATGCATTCTGCTCTGTACAAAGGAAgaatagaaaatacagtttctgtGTTAGGGTGTTAGAATGATATCATCATTTGCGGCAAGGACCATGTAAAAGTTCAGGGAAGGGAGTTTTGCTTGCCAGGCACTCAGGAGCGcgcaaagaaaaccaaacccagCAACAatcaaagcaacaacaaaaaaaccctaacCAAACAAGCCCAAAACcccaacaaaccaaaccaaacacagagcaaaaaggCAACAGCAACAATAAACCTCCGATACCAATAAACCTTAGAAAAAGTAAGTAGATTAAGACATATCTTAGAACACTGTTACTGTACATAAAAAGTTGAACTATCCTCGTCTTTCAGGCACCAACAAACGTTTCTGAATAAAAAACGGGGAGAGAGAAGTGTGTTGAGACTGTGCTCGTCTGATATGCATGTTCGCTTCTGTGGCTAACTCTTCACGTGCAGGGTAACAAATATCCATCTCAAAATTGCCAAACAACACTCTCAGCTATGCAAGTAAAAGTACAAACTGTAGTTTATGCCTAGTTTAGTATCAAGGATCAGGGGGTGTTTTCTGACGGCCAGAATATGCAAAGTGGTGGATTTCTCCCTTCCCGACTCTGGTGACACCCACATATGACTTGAGCGTGTGCATGCCTGTGCACCATAGAATATGAGGATGtggaaaatgcattatttcCTGAAAGAGTAAACAATCATCTTGTTCAAATAATCcagattttgctgtgttttgtgggTGGAGGAGTGCTTACCTCAGGTCTACTCAGGTTTCCCAAGCATAACAAGTCTGTAAACATTGCAAATCATCTTCGAAAAGTATTGGGTTGAATTCTGTAAATCTAGAAATAGACACgtagtgtttctttttttttttttaaaaaattattaaaaaaaaaaaaaaagattagaagaACACCCcgttaaagaaaaatataatgaaggGGAAAGTAAAGGAAGAGCAATTGAAATGGTGTTGGAAAAGTCTTGGCTCTGGCAGGCAAGGAAACACTCTATCTTCTTCCAGCGTCACTTGATGAGACTATAAAGAGACCGATATTATGCATTTTCTCAGAGTTTTCCAATATGCCACACACATATAACACTAGCAAGTTTCGACAGCTATTGCCAGTACTCAAGTTGGTTTCCCTCAAGTGAAGAAATGCATCTTTAAGTGGGAAATCTGCCATTGGCTAACCACAGTCAGAGATGTCTGCTGGGATAAACAATATTGTTAATTCCTTCAAGCTCCATCTGTGGAAATGATAAAGTACAGCCATTATGGAAGACTGCAAGGTTAAATTAATTAGGTTCCTCCATTATGCTGCAATCCTCTGAAGATGATTGCTATTTCCCTCTTAAATGCCATTATTTCTAGGTCTATCTAGCAGCTGATGCAATTAAAGTGAACATAATGTAAATTTAACAACACAAATAACACTTTCCTCCACGTATGCTTGAATGGCTCATGCAAGGTCTATATCGCAAGCTTCAGCTTCACCCAGTAAACATCTGAtgtaacctaaaaaaaaaaaataaaaaaaaaataaaacaaaccagtGTGTATTTGGATACTTTTCTTCTGCGAATTCTTGGATCAAtacttttgtttcatgttttcatgttctCAGTAATGTTAAGGGATCCAGTTACAAACTCTTGccagtaagaaagaaaatatgccCTGCTGTGCACCCTCCTAAACACTTCTAAGaaatagtgttttcttttcatttggaaTGACAATTTTGTTTGCCTGCTCTGCCCCGGCGAGGGAGACTATAGATTATGAGCAGACACATTTAATTCCGCATCGCATCGCCGGCGGCTGCGCCCAGGCGTTCTCGGGGCTGACACGCGTCCTGCCGGCGCGGTGATGTGCGGGGCGGTGCGGAGTGGTGCGGGACGGCCAGGAGGCAGCCGAGGGCACCCAGCGGGGTCGGGGCCGGGGGTCTGCTTCCCccccctctttctctccctcctccgGGGATCCCCGGCCACCCTGTCCTCGTGCTGCGCTCCcactttattattatcattattatttactattattttaagaaagaagcGTGTTTTTCTCTAAATCTTTGCAATCCTTCACGGGTCATTATGGCTTAATGCAATTAACGTCACCTTTTGTAACCCAATAGCAAGTACTTCCAGGACAAATCTTTAAACAGATCGCTAATCGTAAAACAAGTTATGGTGTCTGGGACTCAAAAGGGAGCTATTTGCTAGTTTCGCGGAGACTTTCaagcttctcctcctcccttccccctcccccttttctcTAGCTCTTGCATTTCGGGTTTATGGGGTTTGCTGAAGCGCTGCCTCATGTTACTCTCACAACCCCCAACCTCCGcgcttttttttaattttaattttaattttttttttccagtttctagaaaaaaatagcGATGGGGATTTTACACTTTTCATGATGCAGGCCGACGGGACCACGTTCAAAAGCacgagaggaaaaaaaaaaaaaaaaggcggcgAAGAtgctggaggtgctgagggTGAGTATCTCGGACAGGCACCGCGGGCGAGGAGGATGCGGTCGCGGCCTCCCATCTCTGGGGCCCGAGGTGTGGCAGTGGCTGGGGGCGACCTCCAGGGGCCATCCATCAGCAGCAGCCCATCCAGCGTTTCCCGCCCCCTCGCTAATCGCTTTGGCTTTTCTCGCAATTAGGGCCCGCGCACTACCCCGCGCCCAGACTGCACACCCGGGGTGAAAACGGGGCTGGGAAGCCCTGTGCTGCGTGGGGTAAAAGGGCAACAGTGTAACGGGTCCCCACAtctactgacttttttttttttttttttttttttttttttctg
Proteins encoded in this window:
- the PANO1 gene encoding proapoptotic nucleolar protein 1, whose protein sequence is MRGGQRTGGAPSPLLAPPRPLPLPAHLGAVSGRPSARGPCWGARPSWPGTGRLSRSAGGGGGREGGGAVDTSPGTSRAPNRQAGGQRSRRPCEPHRSPRRFLCPQTRVQRNLAPRTRRDPTTRPPLPTGAPPAAPLPTSSPAALRTRGAPRGPRHGSAWPGTARHGSARQGTARHALTTRGLPGGGRLGPGGSPGAFLEKNSDGDFTLFMMQADGTTFKSTRGKKKKKGGEDAGGAEVLQLSFILRSQLALRNDCPFVNLTMKTKIISCVPASQ